A region of Methanomicrobium sp. W14 DNA encodes the following proteins:
- the pth2 gene encoding peptidyl-tRNA hydrolase Pth2, with translation MKETPDFKFKQCLIIRNDIKMSCGKKCAQLAHAAVAAYEHADKATKKKWFDEGMKKVALKADSLKQLYELKTLAETAGISTALITDAGMTEVEPGTVTALGLGPAKSEDLDKITGTLALL, from the coding sequence ATGAAAGAAACGCCGGATTTTAAATTCAAGCAGTGTCTTATAATCAGAAACGACATCAAAATGTCCTGCGGAAAAAAATGCGCCCAGCTGGCACATGCGGCAGTTGCAGCGTATGAACATGCGGACAAGGCAACTAAGAAAAAATGGTTCGATGAGGGTATGAAAAAAGTCGCCTTAAAGGCCGACTCACTAAAACAACTCTATGAACTGAAAACTCTTGCCGAGACCGCCGGCATTTCGACCGCCCTTATAACCGACGCAGGTATGACTGAAGTCGAACCCGGAACGGTTACGGCGCTTGGACTGGGTCCTGCTAAATCAGAAGACCTTGATAAAATTACAGGTACACTCGCGTTACTATGA
- the glyS gene encoding glycine--tRNA ligase, with product MADIYDKVIELARRRGFVWPTSECYGSVAGFIDYGPLGAMLKRKIENVWRNFYVAREGYFEIECPTIGGEAIYIASGHVKGFADKMIQCPHCNEYHRADHVCDAHNIKNAETKSLDELTEILKDLPCPACGETFNGAQVHYFNLMFHTTIGPGSQRTGYLRPETAQGIFTDFTRLLRFYREKLPFGAVQIGKSYRNEISPRQGMIRLREFTQAEAEIFVNPNDKKHPNFGRYADRAVPLWGIEQQEKCTDPVSMTMKDAVSSGIIANEYVAYYVALTHDFLISCGAEPKKVRFRQHLPDERAHYATDCWDAEVFSERFGWIETVGIADRTNYDLNAHAKNSKDSFTVFMPYDEPKKVMERKIIPNMGALGPKYRNRAKAVSDALAESTPGENGAEIVLDGEKITIPPELYEIREQETEIQGEYIMPHVIEPSYGIDRILYCVLEHSYDEEDVDGEVRKVLHIPAKIAPVQVAVLPLMSRDGLDSIASKIMEKVQDEGIIAQYDDSGAIGRRYRRQDEVGTPFAVTVDYDTKEDNTVTLRERDSMKQIRCDAQKIPGILRDLIRGKVLFDELQ from the coding sequence ATGGCTGACATTTACGATAAAGTGATAGAACTTGCAAGAAGACGCGGCTTTGTCTGGCCCACATCAGAGTGCTACGGATCTGTTGCAGGATTTATCGACTACGGACCCCTCGGGGCTATGCTGAAGAGAAAAATAGAGAATGTATGGCGCAATTTTTATGTCGCACGCGAAGGATACTTCGAGATTGAGTGCCCTACGATAGGAGGGGAGGCCATATACATTGCATCAGGCCACGTAAAGGGATTCGCGGACAAAATGATCCAGTGCCCGCACTGCAATGAATATCACAGGGCAGACCACGTCTGCGATGCCCACAATATAAAGAATGCGGAGACTAAAAGCCTCGATGAGCTGACGGAGATTTTAAAGGACCTGCCGTGCCCGGCATGCGGGGAGACCTTCAACGGCGCACAGGTCCACTATTTCAACCTGATGTTTCACACGACAATCGGTCCGGGAAGCCAGAGGACGGGTTACCTCAGGCCTGAAACAGCACAGGGGATATTTACGGATTTTACAAGGCTCCTTCGATTTTACAGGGAAAAACTTCCTTTCGGTGCAGTCCAGATAGGAAAATCATACAGAAACGAGATTTCACCAAGGCAGGGAATGATACGCCTGCGTGAATTTACCCAGGCTGAAGCGGAAATATTCGTCAACCCTAACGACAAGAAGCATCCCAATTTCGGGCGCTATGCAGACAGGGCCGTTCCCCTCTGGGGAATAGAGCAGCAGGAGAAATGCACCGACCCCGTTTCCATGACGATGAAGGACGCCGTATCGTCAGGGATTATTGCAAACGAATATGTCGCGTATTACGTTGCGCTTACACACGACTTTCTGATATCATGCGGTGCCGAGCCGAAAAAGGTAAGGTTCAGGCAGCACCTGCCTGACGAGCGTGCACACTACGCCACTGACTGCTGGGACGCCGAGGTCTTCTCTGAAAGGTTCGGGTGGATTGAAACCGTAGGTATAGCAGACAGGACAAACTATGACCTGAATGCACATGCAAAGAACAGCAAAGACTCATTTACCGTATTCATGCCGTACGACGAGCCGAAAAAAGTCATGGAAAGAAAAATTATCCCAAACATGGGTGCACTCGGCCCGAAATACCGCAACAGGGCAAAGGCCGTTTCAGACGCACTTGCAGAGTCCACACCCGGAGAAAACGGTGCTGAAATCGTTCTTGACGGAGAAAAAATAACAATACCCCCTGAACTATACGAAATCCGCGAACAGGAGACTGAAATCCAGGGAGAATACATCATGCCGCACGTAATAGAGCCTTCCTACGGTATAGACAGAATACTCTACTGTGTCCTTGAACATTCTTACGATGAGGAGGACGTAGACGGTGAAGTAAGAAAGGTCCTTCATATCCCGGCAAAGATTGCTCCCGTGCAGGTCGCGGTTCTGCCTCTCATGTCAAGAGACGGACTTGACAGCATTGCTTCAAAAATTATGGAGAAGGTGCAGGACGAGGGAATAATTGCACAGTACGATGATTCAGGCGCAATAGGAAGACGCTACAGAAGACAGGACGAAGTAGGAACACCATTTGCGGTAACCGTAGACTACGACACAAAAGAGGACAACACCGTAACACTGCGTGAACGCGACTCAATGAAGCAGATAAGGTGCGATGCACAGAAAATCCCCGGCATATTAAGGGACCTCATACGGGGAAAAGTCTTATTTGACGAACTGCAGTAA
- a CDS encoding NAD(P)/FAD-dependent oxidoreductase — translation MYDVVVAGGGPVGSSAARFCSEKGLKTLLIEEHAGFGRPVQCAGLLSRKAFLECGVSERSVLNEVSGARIVSGLKTDLFFDAKKTMAYVVDRSALDLEMAQNAAKAGADVLLKTSVTGFRDGFVLTTGINGKKSVRCRMVIAADGPRSVFTRFLGMKRAPVFLSGIQAEIFADKPPNIVELHPYASPDFFGWVIPSNDKAARIGLCGERDVYKRFLRFFGRFEGSNIHLVTGTIPIGVMPKTYGNRVLFCGDAGGFAKPTSGGGVYTGIRTAVHASDTALKCCERDNFSDSSLSGYERSWKKDIGRELAFGMTLFKMRKKISDKTVENLCSCMNNPEIIDEIVKYGDMDRPREVIKRMVLKPSVMKAFGGVAKAELCDLLIGSTVLKKRM, via the coding sequence ATGTACGATGTCGTTGTTGCTGGTGGAGGTCCTGTTGGCAGTTCAGCCGCACGTTTCTGCTCGGAAAAAGGACTTAAGACACTTTTGATAGAGGAACATGCAGGTTTCGGGAGACCTGTACAGTGTGCAGGGCTTTTGAGCAGAAAGGCATTCTTAGAATGCGGTGTTTCGGAAAGGTCTGTTTTAAACGAAGTTTCAGGCGCACGAATCGTATCAGGACTTAAAACTGATCTTTTTTTCGATGCGAAAAAGACAATGGCATATGTCGTTGACCGCAGCGCCCTTGACCTTGAAATGGCCCAGAACGCCGCGAAGGCAGGTGCCGATGTTCTGCTTAAGACGTCTGTTACGGGGTTTCGGGACGGATTTGTTCTGACAACCGGTATTAACGGGAAAAAGTCCGTCAGGTGCAGGATGGTGATTGCAGCTGACGGGCCGAGGTCGGTTTTCACGAGGTTTCTCGGTATGAAAAGGGCGCCTGTTTTTTTATCCGGTATTCAGGCGGAAATATTTGCTGACAAACCCCCGAATATTGTTGAACTGCACCCTTATGCATCTCCGGATTTTTTTGGGTGGGTAATTCCCTCAAATGACAAAGCCGCAAGAATTGGCCTGTGCGGAGAAAGAGACGTTTACAAAAGATTTCTGAGGTTTTTCGGCCGGTTTGAAGGCTCTAATATACATCTTGTAACAGGAACGATTCCCATAGGGGTTATGCCGAAAACATACGGGAACAGGGTTTTATTCTGCGGTGACGCCGGAGGTTTTGCAAAACCGACGTCAGGCGGAGGCGTTTATACCGGCATACGGACAGCAGTGCATGCTTCGGATACGGCACTGAAATGCTGTGAAAGAGACAATTTTTCGGATTCCTCTCTTTCCGGCTATGAAAGGAGCTGGAAAAAGGATATAGGTCGTGAACTTGCCTTTGGCATGACCCTTTTTAAAATGAGGAAAAAAATTTCTGACAAGACTGTGGAAAACCTGTGCAGTTGCATGAATAATCCTGAAATAATCGATGAGATTGTTAAATACGGCGATATGGACAGGCCACGTGAGGTTATAAAGAGAATGGTGCTCAAACCTTCCGTCATGAAGGCCTTTGGCGGTGTCGCAAAAGCGGAACTATGTGACCTTCTGATCGGATCGACAGTCTTAAAAAAAAGAATGTAA
- the gyrB gene encoding DNA topoisomerase (ATP-hydrolyzing) subunit B yields the protein MPDDCYDASHITILEGLEPVRERPAMYIGSTDARGLHHLVYEVVDNAVDEALGGYCDYISVKINSDGSCTVRDNGRGIPVDEMDDQSGKSALEVVLTVLHAGGKFDKNTYQVSGGLHGVGVSVVNALSEYLTAEVYRDGRIYEMSFQRGCLVKGLTSRKNAHNDGFDRGTFITFKPDAQIFETVTFDYDVLSHRMRELAFLNKGLRIDISDERNGYSDSFCYEGGISEFVKYLVAGKETVHPDVIYLTTNDPSNKVEADVGLQYSLTYSENVLTFVNSVNTREGGTHLEGFRSALTRAINKAAKDNNLLKGIDSLKGEDVREGLNAVISIKIAEPQFEGQTKMRLGNSNVKGIVDSLVYQSLSDYFEENPKVIQAIVEKALGAARAREAARKARELARRKSTLEGSGLPGKLADCSERDPAKSEIYIVEGDSAGGSAKQGRSRLTQAILPLRGKILNVEKASPHKILKNAEIQTLISAIGCGIGENFNVEKARYHHIIMMTDADVDGAHICTLLLTFFYRYMPQLIENGYIYIAQPPLYRVSKGKKEVYAFREDEMRKLIEEFGEKGTTIQRYKGLGEMNADQLWHTTMNPESRVLKQVDIMDASYADEIFTKLMGDDVDARREFIYRHGKEVTNLDI from the coding sequence TTGCCAGACGATTGTTACGATGCATCACATATTACGATTCTGGAAGGCCTTGAACCTGTAAGGGAAAGGCCTGCAATGTACATCGGAAGCACTGACGCCCGGGGTCTTCATCATCTTGTTTACGAAGTCGTTGACAACGCGGTTGATGAGGCGCTCGGCGGCTATTGTGATTATATTTCAGTTAAAATCAACAGTGACGGTTCATGTACTGTTCGTGATAACGGCAGGGGTATTCCGGTTGACGAAATGGATGACCAGAGTGGGAAAAGCGCACTTGAAGTTGTCCTCACAGTTCTTCATGCCGGAGGAAAATTTGACAAGAACACTTACCAGGTGTCAGGAGGTCTTCACGGAGTGGGTGTGTCGGTCGTAAATGCGCTCTCTGAATATCTTACCGCCGAAGTGTACCGTGACGGAAGAATATATGAGATGTCCTTTCAGAGGGGCTGTCTTGTCAAAGGCCTGACCTCACGTAAAAATGCCCACAACGACGGTTTTGACCGCGGGACATTTATTACATTCAAACCTGACGCCCAGATATTTGAGACTGTGACCTTTGATTATGATGTCTTAAGTCACCGGATGCGTGAACTTGCATTCCTTAACAAAGGTTTAAGAATAGATATTTCCGATGAAAGAAACGGGTACAGCGATTCTTTCTGTTACGAGGGGGGGATATCCGAATTTGTAAAGTATCTTGTTGCAGGAAAGGAGACTGTCCATCCTGACGTGATTTATCTTACGACAAACGACCCGTCAAACAAGGTGGAGGCTGATGTAGGGCTCCAGTATTCTCTTACATACTCTGAGAATGTCCTGACATTCGTAAACAGTGTCAACACAAGAGAGGGAGGTACGCATCTCGAGGGTTTCAGAAGCGCTCTTACACGTGCCATAAACAAAGCTGCCAAGGACAACAACCTTCTCAAAGGCATAGACTCTCTTAAGGGGGAGGATGTCCGTGAGGGCCTTAATGCCGTAATCAGCATAAAGATTGCAGAGCCACAGTTCGAAGGCCAGACGAAGATGAGGCTTGGAAACAGCAATGTAAAGGGAATAGTAGATTCGCTTGTCTACCAGTCCTTATCAGACTACTTCGAGGAGAACCCCAAGGTAATCCAGGCGATTGTCGAAAAGGCCCTCGGTGCTGCAAGAGCAAGGGAGGCGGCCAGAAAGGCAAGGGAGCTTGCGAGAAGAAAGAGCACTCTTGAAGGAAGCGGTCTGCCCGGAAAACTCGCCGACTGCTCTGAGCGTGACCCTGCAAAAAGTGAAATATATATCGTGGAAGGAGATTCTGCAGGGGGTTCTGCAAAACAGGGCCGTTCACGCCTTACCCAGGCTATACTTCCTCTCAGGGGAAAAATTCTCAACGTTGAGAAGGCTTCTCCGCACAAAATCCTGAAAAATGCTGAAATTCAGACGCTGATATCCGCAATCGGGTGTGGAATAGGTGAAAATTTCAATGTTGAAAAGGCACGTTACCACCATATAATCATGATGACGGATGCTGATGTGGACGGTGCACATATCTGCACCCTTCTTCTGACGTTTTTCTACAGGTACATGCCCCAGCTCATAGAAAACGGCTACATCTACATAGCCCAGCCTCCTCTTTACCGTGTTTCCAAGGGAAAGAAGGAGGTTTACGCTTTCCGTGAAGATGAGATGAGAAAACTTATTGAAGAGTTCGGGGAGAAAGGGACGACAATCCAGAGGTACAAGGGTCTTGGTGAAATGAACGCTGATCAGTTGTGGCACACCACGATGAATCCCGAGTCACGCGTATTAAAGCAGGTTGATATAATGGATGCAAGCTACGCGGATGAGATATTCACAAAGCTTATGGGAGACGATGTGGACGCAAGGCGCGAATTCATTTACCGCCACGGAAAGGAGGTGACAAACCTTGACATCTGA
- a CDS encoding DEAD/DEAH box helicase translates to MKYITHPLIKPQSLEERQYQLSIAIHAVESNTLVVLPTGLGKTAIALLCSAMRLKSCKGRVLVLAPTKPLVDQHKKLFSEKIILPENSAQDGFAMFTGETDSEKRLEMWGAADIILATPQVIKNDIIAGRYSLKDVSLVIFDECHRAVGNYAYVFIAAEYMKTAQNPLILGMTASPGSKEEKLMEVCNNLFIRTVETRTETDSDVRPYIHEREIKYVGIELPPELEFARITLKKLLEQRLSVLGSAGYIVPSPDKLSMTALNGINAQIQRNIQAGNRDAYTAASIHAEIMKIRHAITLAESQGSEILKVYLNKLTAEGMNSSGTKASKRLAHDSLFVNLVSESDKWEGELLPKFETSYQIVKNQLTESPESRIIIFANYRDTVELLCKYISDKGIEARHFIGQASKDRAKGLSQKKQIETLSEFREGAFRVLVATSVGEEGLDVPSTDLVIFYESVPSEIRSIQRKGRTGRHGSGSIIVLVTKGTLDETFTYVSRGRERSMKKGILNLSGLTKNALENNITTLNEIRQNPQGQATLSEKFDAPAFPQSGPYIIADDRESSSRVVECLHNSGAAISLERLENGDYAIGDRIVVERKTTRDFMDTLVERDLIGQIKRMADSVLKPVLIIEGDDLYSQRDVNPNAVRGALSAIAIGMGVSIFYTKTPEETADMLFVIANREEGSSDGAKSPHFHKSYKTKREALEYILSSFPGTGLKNARILLENFGTLENIIKASEEELKAVDGIGEKTASKIYEISRQIY, encoded by the coding sequence ATGAAATACATCACCCATCCCCTTATAAAACCTCAAAGTCTTGAAGAGAGACAGTACCAGCTGTCAATAGCTATTCATGCGGTTGAGTCAAACACACTTGTCGTCCTGCCGACAGGTCTTGGAAAAACTGCAATTGCTCTTCTCTGTTCTGCAATGCGGCTGAAGTCATGCAAAGGCAGGGTCCTTGTCCTTGCCCCCACAAAGCCGCTTGTTGACCAGCACAAAAAACTTTTCAGCGAAAAGATAATCCTTCCTGAAAACAGCGCCCAGGACGGTTTTGCTATGTTTACCGGCGAAACCGACTCTGAAAAACGGCTTGAAATGTGGGGGGCGGCAGATATAATACTCGCAACGCCGCAGGTCATAAAAAATGACATAATTGCCGGGCGTTATTCCTTAAAGGACGTCTCTCTTGTGATATTCGACGAATGCCACAGGGCTGTCGGAAATTATGCATACGTTTTCATAGCAGCTGAATACATGAAGACCGCACAAAACCCGCTGATCCTTGGCATGACTGCATCCCCAGGCAGCAAAGAAGAAAAACTGATGGAAGTCTGCAATAACCTCTTCATCCGGACAGTCGAGACAAGGACAGAAACTGATTCTGACGTAAGGCCGTATATTCACGAACGTGAGATTAAATACGTTGGCATAGAGCTTCCGCCAGAACTTGAGTTTGCAAGGATTACTCTTAAAAAACTCCTTGAACAGCGCCTCTCGGTCCTCGGTTCAGCCGGTTATATCGTTCCGTCACCGGATAAACTTTCAATGACGGCATTAAACGGGATAAATGCACAGATTCAGAGAAATATTCAGGCAGGAAACAGGGACGCCTACACTGCCGCATCCATACACGCCGAGATTATGAAAATCCGGCATGCAATTACACTTGCAGAGTCGCAGGGAAGCGAAATCCTTAAAGTTTACCTCAACAAACTCACGGCCGAGGGTATGAACTCATCCGGGACAAAGGCAAGCAAAAGACTGGCGCACGACTCTCTGTTTGTAAATCTTGTCAGCGAATCGGACAAATGGGAGGGTGAACTGCTCCCGAAGTTTGAGACGTCATACCAGATAGTAAAAAACCAGCTGACCGAATCTCCCGAAAGCAGAATAATAATATTTGCAAACTACCGCGACACAGTAGAACTCCTCTGCAAATATATATCGGATAAAGGAATCGAGGCAAGACATTTTATAGGGCAGGCTTCAAAGGACAGGGCAAAAGGGCTTTCCCAGAAAAAGCAGATCGAAACACTGTCGGAATTTCGTGAAGGAGCCTTCAGGGTCCTTGTAGCAACATCAGTAGGAGAGGAAGGCTTAGATGTCCCCTCAACCGACCTCGTTATATTTTATGAGTCCGTCCCCTCCGAAATCAGGAGCATCCAGAGAAAAGGCCGTACAGGAAGGCATGGAAGCGGCAGCATAATCGTCCTTGTAACGAAAGGCACACTGGACGAGACGTTCACCTACGTCAGCAGGGGACGGGAAAGGTCAATGAAGAAAGGAATCCTAAACCTCTCCGGCCTCACCAAAAACGCCCTGGAAAACAACATAACAACATTAAACGAAATCCGGCAAAACCCGCAGGGCCAGGCTACGTTGTCGGAAAAATTCGATGCACCGGCTTTCCCGCAAAGCGGGCCTTATATCATAGCAGACGACAGGGAAAGCTCTTCAAGGGTCGTCGAATGCCTTCACAACTCAGGCGCCGCAATATCACTGGAAAGGCTTGAAAACGGCGATTATGCAATCGGTGACAGGATAGTCGTCGAAAGAAAAACTACACGGGACTTCATGGACACTCTCGTTGAGCGTGACCTTATAGGCCAGATAAAAAGGATGGCTGACTCGGTGCTAAAACCTGTCCTGATAATTGAAGGAGACGACCTCTACTCCCAGCGTGATGTAAACCCGAACGCTGTAAGGGGAGCTCTCTCTGCAATAGCAATAGGAATGGGGGTAAGTATTTTTTACACGAAAACTCCCGAAGAGACCGCGGATATGCTTTTTGTGATTGCAAACAGGGAGGAGGGAAGCAGTGATGGCGCCAAATCTCCGCACTTTCACAAGTCATACAAAACAAAACGTGAAGCCCTTGAGTACATTCTCTCGTCTTTTCCCGGAACCGGACTTAAAAACGCAAGGATACTCCTTGAAAACTTTGGAACACTTGAAAATATAATCAAAGCATCAGAGGAGGAATTAAAGGCAGTCGACGGAATAGGTGAAAAAACGGCCAGTAAAATTTATGAAATATCCAGACAGATATACTAA
- the gyrA gene encoding DNA gyrase subunit A: protein MTSDNFAFGERRVIPVNIEEEMKSSYIDYAMSVIIGRALPDVRDGLKPVHRRTLYAMGEMGNTHDKPFKKCARIVGEVMGKYHPHGDASIYDTLVKMAQPFSYRHTLVEGQGNFGSIDGDSAAAMRYTEARLDPVSEEMLADIDKDTVNFGPNFDESLKEPLVLPSKFPNLLVNGSEGIAVGMATKMPPHNLGEVCSAICATIEKPDISLAEIMEKIPGPDFPTGGIILGRSGIVDAYSGGRGRIRVRGVADIEEGGSGGKKDRIIVTEIPYQVNKSRLIEQMADLVKDKRIDGISDLRDESDKDGIRIVIELKKGIVPLIVLNQLFKHTALETTYGVINLAIVDNQPRYLNLKELIGEFLKHRKEVVFRRTTFDIKKAEERLHILKGLLLALDNIDAVIATIRGSSTTEEASEKLIANFGLDSLQADAILKMQLRRLAALEQQKIIDERDGILKEIERLKSLISDDTHIFAEIKRETEELGEKYSDKRRTVITADAGDFEKEDLIENKQVLISLTSDNYIKSMPLDTYKGQHRGGRGIVGMTTKEEDFVKNIFVASTHDYLLCFTCSGRVYWLKVYDIPEATRQSRGKAIVNLLNLNDEKVTAVIPVSEFASDKYFLFATRTGMIVKIPEDEFSRPRQTGINAITLRDGDELVDVREVKDKGELVLTTRFGQSLRFDLLTVPLRHRNALGVKGIKLRFEDVLQDMTVVEKDHLLTITEKGFGKRTDFDEFRGHGRATMGVKNIQVDISGGVVSSKAVNDSDEVILMSRSGIVIRTKVSEISIQKRGTRGVRIMKLDSGDSVVGFAILEAVDEDPSGDEDLDSQTALLEGE from the coding sequence TTGACATCTGATAATTTTGCATTTGGCGAAAGAAGAGTTATTCCTGTAAATATCGAAGAGGAGATGAAGTCTTCCTATATCGATTATGCGATGTCTGTAATCATAGGGCGTGCACTTCCTGATGTAAGGGACGGACTGAAGCCTGTCCACAGGCGTACTCTGTATGCGATGGGCGAGATGGGAAACACCCATGACAAACCGTTTAAAAAGTGCGCCCGTATCGTGGGAGAGGTCATGGGTAAGTATCACCCGCACGGTGATGCCTCTATCTATGATACGCTTGTCAAAATGGCCCAGCCTTTCTCATACAGGCATACTCTCGTCGAGGGGCAGGGAAACTTCGGTTCCATAGACGGTGACTCTGCTGCTGCGATGCGTTATACCGAGGCGAGGCTTGACCCCGTATCGGAGGAGATGCTTGCCGACATCGACAAGGACACAGTCAACTTCGGCCCGAATTTTGATGAATCATTAAAAGAGCCGCTTGTCCTTCCTTCAAAGTTCCCGAACCTTCTCGTCAACGGCTCGGAAGGTATTGCGGTCGGGATGGCAACGAAGATGCCCCCGCACAATCTCGGTGAAGTATGCAGTGCCATCTGTGCAACGATTGAAAAGCCGGATATCTCCCTGGCCGAAATTATGGAAAAGATTCCCGGCCCCGACTTTCCGACAGGCGGAATCATACTCGGGCGCAGTGGCATAGTAGATGCCTATTCCGGGGGAAGAGGCAGAATCCGTGTTCGGGGAGTTGCAGATATAGAAGAGGGAGGAAGCGGCGGCAAAAAGGACAGGATAATTGTCACCGAAATTCCGTACCAGGTAAACAAGTCAAGACTTATCGAGCAGATGGCTGACCTTGTAAAAGACAAAAGGATTGACGGGATATCGGACCTTCGTGATGAGTCGGACAAGGACGGTATACGAATAGTAATCGAGCTTAAGAAAGGGATTGTGCCTCTTATAGTTTTAAACCAGCTCTTTAAGCATACCGCTCTTGAGACGACGTACGGAGTGATTAACCTTGCAATCGTTGACAACCAGCCCAGGTACCTTAATTTAAAGGAGCTTATCGGTGAGTTCCTTAAGCACAGAAAGGAAGTGGTCTTCAGGAGGACTACTTTTGATATAAAGAAAGCTGAAGAGAGACTTCACATATTAAAGGGACTTTTGCTTGCACTGGACAACATTGACGCCGTTATAGCAACAATCCGTGGCTCTTCCACGACAGAAGAGGCTTCCGAGAAGCTCATCGCGAATTTCGGCCTGGACAGCCTTCAGGCGGATGCAATTTTGAAAATGCAGCTCAGAAGGCTTGCGGCACTTGAGCAGCAGAAAATAATCGATGAAAGAGACGGCATCTTAAAAGAGATTGAAAGGCTGAAATCCCTTATTTCAGACGATACCCATATCTTCGCCGAGATAAAAAGGGAGACAGAAGAACTGGGTGAAAAATATTCCGATAAAAGAAGAACAGTTATAACAGCGGATGCCGGAGATTTTGAAAAGGAGGACTTAATTGAGAACAAACAGGTCCTGATTTCGCTGACTTCCGATAACTACATAAAATCGATGCCTCTTGACACCTACAAAGGCCAGCACCGCGGCGGACGCGGTATTGTGGGCATGACGACAAAGGAGGAGGACTTTGTCAAAAATATTTTTGTGGCCTCTACCCATGACTATCTCCTGTGCTTTACGTGCTCGGGACGCGTCTACTGGCTGAAGGTGTATGATATTCCGGAAGCTACAAGACAGAGCCGGGGCAAAGCGATTGTGAACCTCTTAAATCTCAACGATGAGAAGGTCACGGCGGTAATTCCGGTGTCCGAATTTGCAAGCGACAAATACTTCCTGTTTGCGACAAGGACAGGAATGATTGTGAAGATACCCGAGGACGAGTTCTCAAGGCCGCGTCAGACCGGAATAAATGCAATCACGCTTCGTGACGGTGATGAGCTTGTTGATGTAAGGGAGGTCAAAGACAAAGGAGAACTTGTTCTTACAACGAGATTCGGCCAGAGTTTAAGGTTTGATCTTTTAACTGTCCCGTTGAGGCACAGGAATGCCCTTGGCGTCAAAGGAATCAAACTCCGCTTTGAGGACGTTTTGCAGGACATGACTGTTGTCGAAAAAGACCATCTGCTGACGATAACCGAAAAAGGTTTTGGAAAGAGAACCGATTTCGATGAGTTCAGGGGTCACGGCCGTGCAACGATGGGAGTGAAGAACATCCAGGTCGACATTTCAGGGGGTGTCGTCTCCTCAAAGGCGGTAAACGACAGCGATGAGGTAATCCTTATGAGCAGGTCAGGGATTGTCATTAGAACGAAGGTCTCCGAGATCTCAATACAGAAACGCGGGACACGCGGTGTACGTATAATGAAACTTGATTCGGGCGACAGCGTTGTCGGGTTTGCAATACTTGAGGCAGTGGATGAGGACCCTTCAGGCGACGAAGATTTGGATAGTCAGACTGCCCTTTTAGAAGGGGAATAA
- a CDS encoding UPF0147 family protein yields MEDTQKTINYCIQMLSGIMDDTTIPKNIRRVAEETKKVLMNDSQELGLRAATAISLIDEISNDPNMPVHARTRIWQLASKLETLPLD; encoded by the coding sequence GTGGAAGATACCCAGAAGACTATAAATTACTGCATCCAGATGCTTTCAGGAATCATGGATGACACGACAATACCTAAAAATATAAGAAGAGTTGCGGAAGAAACAAAAAAAGTGCTCATGAACGATTCACAGGAGCTGGGTCTTCGTGCAGCAACAGCCATATCGCTTATAGATGAAATTTCAAACGACCCGAACATGCCTGTTCACGCAAGAACACGCATATGGCAGCTCGCATCAAAGCTTGAGACACTGCCCCTTGACTAA
- a CDS encoding Sjogren's syndrome/scleroderma autoantigen 1 family protein gives MADSLLKGGKMLDKTCPECGSPLFTVKGDTFCVVCRENRTENKPAPKKSGTDGAEKKYEAHTEEKRQAKEPLCVSDSKLYDEVKSAVISLCRRAESESRPKDCLCLMKSVNEGIDALLKLEKM, from the coding sequence ATGGCCGATTCTCTGCTTAAAGGCGGAAAAATGCTTGATAAAACCTGCCCTGAATGTGGTTCTCCCCTGTTTACGGTGAAGGGAGATACCTTCTGTGTAGTTTGCAGGGAAAACAGGACGGAGAATAAGCCCGCGCCAAAAAAAAGCGGAACGGATGGTGCTGAAAAAAAATACGAAGCGCACACTGAAGAAAAAAGGCAGGCAAAAGAGCCTTTGTGTGTGTCCGATTCAAAACTGTATGATGAGGTGAAAAGCGCAGTCATATCACTTTGCAGGCGTGCAGAATCCGAAAGCAGGCCCAAAGACTGCCTCTGCCTTATGAAATCGGTAAACGAGGGGATAGATGCACTGCTGAAACTGGAAAAAATGTGA